The Quercus robur chromosome 7, dhQueRobu3.1, whole genome shotgun sequence genome has a segment encoding these proteins:
- the LOC126693257 gene encoding phosphatidylinositol 4-kinase gamma 8-like, which translates to MRFFNMAIAIDQHHGFKPFSRSQICRLQSYTHLDHKILEQTNLPHTSMQAFEVDNIHRSLSTPCLSITAEVEEEFDKNPRIEIVGGQEDPRARALVVEVAVALASGVDPMPVSSGLGGAYFLCSRNNGDNIAVAKPIDEEPLAFNNPKGFGGRMLGQPGLKRSVRIGETGIRELAAYLLDHNGFAGVPPTALVKISHVAFHVNNEASNLAEQYKVASLQRFVEHEYDAGELGSSGFSVTSVHRIGIFDVRLMNLDRHAGNILVKKHKNDTSYAPGVAELVPIDHGLCLPEFLDDPYFEWLHWPQASVPFSKYEIEYISNLDPFKDAELLRTQLPSMRESSIRVLVLCTIFLKQAAASGLCLANIGAMMTREFCGGEEKMSVLENLCTQAKSSLPSICYNDQGKEFEIFQLEDENENGLIEVLDLPQLLKSHPGVVDPLEMMPRFSTINDNFDDNDDIGAYNGSEDNNFCDNHKVAGHFMKSMSFSVSSYNFENGGISFEDMSEDEWELFLEIFEELLPNLFEGKDQCTNSKQRLGTSCKF; encoded by the coding sequence ATGAGATTCTTTAACATGGCCATAGCCATTGATCAACATCATGGATTCAAGCCTTTCAGCCGATCCCAAATATGCAGACTCCAATCCTACACTCACCTTGATCACAAAATTCTTGAACAAACTAATCTACCACACACCTCAATGCAAGCATTTGAAGTTGACAACATTCACAGAAGCTTATCCACCCCATGCCTATCCATAACCGCAGAAGTGGAGGAAGAGTTTGATAAAAATCCAAGAATTGAGATTGTTGGGGGCCAAGAGGATCCAAGAGCACGTGCTTTAGTGGTTGAGGTTGCCGTAGCTTTAGCCTCCGGTGTTGATCCAATGCCAGTGTCAAGTGGGTTAGGTGGTGCCTACTTCTTGTGTAGCCGAAATAATGGTGATAATATTGCTGTGGCAAAGCCAATAGATGAAGAACCTTTAGCCTTTAACAATCCAAAAGGATTTGGGGGTCGAATGCTTGGCCAACCAGGATTGAAACGCTCAGTTAGAATAGGTGAAACTGGCATTCGTGAATTGGCTGCTTATCTTCTTGATCATAATGGCTTTGCTGGGGTTCCTCCAACAGCTTTAGTGAAAATTTCCCATGTTGCATTTCATGTCAATAATGAAGCCTCAAATTTAGCTGAACAATACAAAGTTGCTTCACTCCAACGCTTTGTGGAACATGAATATGATGCTGGAGAGTTGGGCTCTTCTGGTTTCTCAGTTACATCAGTGCATAGGATTGGGATTTTTGATGTTAGACTCATGAATCTAGACAGGCATGCTGGGAATATACTTGTTAAGAAACATAAGAATGATACTAGTTATGCACCTGGGGTAGCTGAGCTTGTGCCAATTGACCATGGGCTCTGCCTTCCTGAGTTTCTTGATGATCCATATTTTGAGTGGCTGCATTGGCCTCAAGCCTCAGTTCCTTTTTCCAAGTATGAAATTGAGTACATTTCTAATCTTGATCCATTTAAAGACGCTGAACTTTTAAGGACTCAACTGCCATCTATGAGGGAGTCTTCTATCAGGGTACTTGTGTTATGCACTATTTTCTTGAAGCAAGCTGCGGCTTCTGGGCTTTGTCTGGCTAATATTGGTGCAATGATGACTCGGGAATTTTGTGGTGGGGAAGAAAAAATGAGCGTCTTAGAAAATCTCTGTACCCAAGCCAAGTCTAGCTTGCCTAGTATTTGTTATAATGATCAAGGAAAAGAATTCGAAATATTTCAACTTgaagatgaaaatgaaaatggttTAATTGAGGTCTTGGACCTTCCCCAACTCTTGAAGAGTCATCCTGGGGTAGTTGATCCACTTGAGATGATGCCAAGGTTTTCGACCATAAATGACAAttttgatgataatgatgatattGGAGCATATAATGGAAGTGAGGACAACAATTTCTGTGACAATCATAAGGTGGCCGGGCATTTTATGAAGAGCATGAGTTTTTCAGTATCAAgctataattttgaaaatgggGGCATTTCTTTTGAAGACATGAGTGAAGATGAATGGGAATTGTTTTTGGAGATTTTTGAGGAGCTTTTGCCCAATTTGTTTGAAGGTAAAGATCAGTGCACTAACTCGAAGCAAAGGTTGGGAACTTCTTGCAAATTTTGA